CTGGATGGCCCCCTCATCCTCCAGAAATTTTAGAGCGCTATAAAGGACGGTATCGGAAAGGCGGTAAGTGCGATATTCGTTTTCTAGAAGCTGGATCAATTCTGTCCCGTAAGAGTCCCCTCGTTGCAGCACCGACAAGACATAACAAACGGCGAGTTCTTTGTTGAGGTAAATGGGTGGGGGATCTTGGAAAAATTGGTAGATATCTTCAAATCGCATGGTTAAACCCATAATTAATCAATCCACATTAAAGCTAGGGTGTTGACGTTACCGTCGTGGACAACGGGAACAGAGAGTGAGCGACCATCAATGTAATGAGTCCTCCATGCCAACTATTTCCCGTCATGA
This region of Trichocoleus desertorum NBK24 genomic DNA includes:
- a CDS encoding PadR family transcriptional regulator, with translation MRFEDIYQFFQDPPPIYLNKELAVCYVLSVLQRGDSYGTELIQLLENEYRTYRLSDTVLYSALKFLEDEGAIQGYWRKVEGRGRPRRMYQIRPEWSERAQELSRLWQGYATGNLPASDKN